The Streptomyces sp. NBC_00224 genome has a window encoding:
- a CDS encoding cation acetate symporter — MSAGRDHQALALLLFSAFVAATLAITTWVSRNRRGSAEEFYAGGRLFSPMENGFAIAGDYMSAASFLGISGLIALFGYDGMLYSVGFLVAWLVVLLLVAELVRNCGRFTLADVIAARMSERPVRIAAGTSSVTVSVLYLVAQMVGAGSLVALLLGGSSGAARSWTVIGVGALMVIYVSLGGMRATTWIQIVKAVLLMAGAVTLTVLVLMRFHGNINLLLNTAAERSGHGKEFLSPGLRYGGGWTARLDFISLGLALVLGTAGLPHILSRFYTVPTARAARRSVVWAIGLIGGFYLMTIVLGFGAAAVVGSAEVKSANAAGNTAVPLLALDLGGGAGSTGGTVLFAVVAAVAFATILAVVAGITLASSASVAHDLYASLRRRHARQHSEVAVARVAAAGIGAVAIGLGLLARDLNVAFLVGLAFAVAASANLPVLLYSLFWRNFTTRGAVWSVYGGLVPALVLVVLSPVVSGGPHALFPGVDFQFFPLENPGLVSIPLGFLAGWLGTVTSPEPPDEARHAETEVRSLTGAGAV; from the coding sequence GTGAGCGCCGGACGGGATCATCAGGCGCTGGCGCTGCTGCTGTTCAGCGCGTTCGTGGCCGCGACGCTGGCGATCACTACCTGGGTGAGCCGCAACCGGCGCGGCTCGGCGGAGGAGTTCTATGCGGGCGGGCGGCTGTTCTCCCCCATGGAGAACGGTTTCGCCATCGCGGGCGACTACATGTCGGCCGCCTCGTTCCTGGGGATCTCCGGACTCATCGCGCTCTTCGGGTACGACGGGATGCTCTACTCCGTCGGGTTCCTGGTGGCCTGGCTGGTGGTGCTGCTACTGGTGGCCGAACTGGTCCGCAACTGCGGGCGGTTCACCCTCGCCGATGTGATCGCCGCCCGGATGAGCGAGCGCCCGGTGCGGATCGCGGCGGGAACTTCTTCGGTCACCGTGTCCGTTCTCTATCTGGTGGCGCAGATGGTCGGCGCGGGCAGTCTGGTGGCGCTGCTGCTCGGCGGCTCCAGCGGCGCGGCCCGCTCGTGGACCGTCATCGGCGTGGGCGCGCTGATGGTGATCTATGTGTCGCTGGGCGGGATGCGGGCGACCACCTGGATCCAGATCGTGAAGGCCGTCCTCCTCATGGCCGGAGCGGTCACGCTCACCGTGCTGGTGCTGATGCGCTTCCACGGAAACATCAATCTGCTGCTCAACACGGCGGCCGAACGGAGCGGCCACGGAAAGGAGTTCCTCTCCCCGGGGCTCAGATACGGCGGTGGCTGGACCGCGCGGCTCGACTTCATCAGCCTGGGCCTGGCCCTGGTGCTCGGTACGGCGGGGCTGCCGCACATCCTCTCCCGCTTCTACACGGTGCCGACCGCCCGGGCCGCGCGCCGCTCGGTCGTCTGGGCGATCGGTCTCATCGGCGGCTTCTATCTGATGACCATCGTGCTCGGCTTCGGTGCGGCCGCCGTGGTCGGCTCCGCCGAGGTGAAGTCCGCGAACGCGGCGGGGAACACGGCCGTACCGCTGCTGGCGCTCGATCTGGGCGGCGGTGCGGGTTCCACAGGCGGAACGGTTCTCTTCGCGGTCGTGGCCGCGGTCGCCTTCGCCACCATCCTGGCCGTCGTCGCCGGGATCACCCTCGCCTCCTCCGCCTCCGTCGCCCATGACCTGTACGCCTCGCTGCGGCGGCGCCACGCCAGGCAGCACAGCGAGGTGGCGGTGGCCCGGGTCGCCGCCGCCGGGATCGGGGCGGTCGCCATCGGCCTCGGCCTGCTCGCCCGGGACCTGAACGTGGCGTTCCTGGTCGGGCTGGCGTTCGCGGTCGCGGCCTCGGCCAATCTGCCCGTGCTGCTCTACTCGTTGTTCTGGCGGAACTTCACCACCCGGGGCGCGGTCTGGTCGGTCTACGGCGGGCTGGTTCCCGCGCTGGTCCTGGTGGTGCTGTCGCCGGTGGTCTCCGGCGGGCCCCACGCGCTGTTCCCCGGGGTGGACTTCCAGTTCTTCCCGCTGGAGAACCCGGGCCTCGTCTCCATCCCGCTGGGCTTCCTGGCCGGCTGGCTGGGCACGGTGACCTCACCCGAGCCGCCGGACGAGGCCCGCCACGCGGAGACGGAGGTGCGGTCGCTGACGGGAGCGGGCGCGGTCTAG
- a CDS encoding response regulator → MIDVLVVDDDRRVADINAAYAEKVPGFRVVAKAHSAAEALAVIAERPVDLVLLDHYLPDENGLAVVRELRRLGHHTDVIMVTAARDVSTVQAAMRQGALQYLVKPFNFAGLRTKLEAYAALRRTLDGGGEAEQAQVDRIFGALSVSAEPDLPKGHSPTTAELLRQVLLAAEGPLSAQEIAERAGVSRQTAQRYLKLLERAGRVRLGLRYGETGRPEHRYEWATGR, encoded by the coding sequence ATGATCGATGTCCTCGTCGTGGACGACGACCGGCGGGTCGCCGACATCAATGCCGCGTACGCCGAGAAAGTTCCCGGTTTCCGGGTGGTGGCGAAGGCGCATTCGGCCGCGGAGGCGCTCGCGGTCATCGCCGAGCGCCCCGTCGACCTGGTCCTGCTCGACCACTATCTGCCGGACGAGAACGGCCTCGCCGTCGTACGCGAGCTGCGCCGGCTCGGCCACCACACCGACGTGATCATGGTGACGGCCGCCCGCGACGTCAGCACCGTCCAGGCCGCGATGCGCCAGGGGGCACTCCAGTACCTCGTCAAGCCGTTCAACTTCGCGGGGCTGCGCACCAAGCTGGAGGCGTACGCCGCGCTGCGCCGCACCCTCGACGGCGGCGGCGAGGCCGAACAGGCCCAGGTGGACCGGATCTTCGGCGCCCTCTCCGTCTCCGCCGAGCCCGACCTGCCCAAGGGCCACTCCCCCACCACCGCCGAACTGCTGCGCCAGGTGCTGCTCGCGGCCGAAGGCCCGCTCTCGGCGCAGGAGATCGCGGAGCGGGCGGGGGTGAGCCGGCAGACGGCCCAGCGCTATCTGAAGCTCCTGGAGCGGGCGGGCCGGGTGCGGCTCGGTCTGCGCTACGGGGAGACCGGCCGCCCCGAGCACCGCTACGAGTGGGCGACCGGCCGCTGA
- a CDS encoding DUF6082 family protein has translation MPGTTAPSGRLRSTAKFALWTAATLAGTALVSAAAVLVSGWLIDTVQRREGSLDRAERRSQIGNYFSAASAVFSGLAFLILVVALLLQYQELRMQRTELADQREELTQSRQELHRSAEANMRSLHVQLTRMAMEDPSLAAVWNGFPGIPHEEERQYLFANLTFGHLLLARQWGSYSDDELRVHARSLRSSAPYLRYWALSRDAKFTLPGDSHERKLAELIDEEIRATQGPPTPPQ, from the coding sequence ATGCCAGGAACGACAGCCCCGTCCGGCCGGCTCCGCTCCACCGCGAAGTTCGCCCTCTGGACGGCCGCCACACTCGCCGGAACCGCCCTGGTGAGCGCGGCCGCCGTGCTGGTCAGCGGCTGGCTCATCGACACCGTCCAGCGGCGCGAGGGCAGCCTGGACCGCGCCGAGCGCCGCAGCCAGATCGGCAACTATTTCAGCGCCGCCAGCGCCGTCTTCTCCGGCCTGGCATTCCTCATACTCGTGGTGGCACTGCTGCTCCAATACCAGGAACTGCGCATGCAGCGCACCGAACTCGCGGACCAGCGCGAGGAACTGACCCAGTCCCGCCAGGAACTTCACCGAAGCGCCGAGGCGAATATGCGCTCGCTGCATGTGCAGCTCACCCGGATGGCCATGGAGGATCCGTCGCTCGCGGCGGTGTGGAACGGCTTTCCGGGTATCCCTCACGAGGAGGAGCGACAGTACCTGTTCGCCAACCTGACGTTCGGGCACTTGTTGCTCGCCCGTCAGTGGGGCAGCTATTCGGACGACGAACTGCGCGTACACGCGAGGTCATTACGGAGCAGTGCACCCTATCTTCGGTACTGGGCGCTCTCCAGGGACGCGAAATTCACTCTCCCCGGGGACAGCCACGAAAGGAAACTGGCAGAGCTGATCGACGAGGAGATCAGGGCCACCCAGGGGCCGCCCACTCCCCCACAGTAG
- a CDS encoding DUF1453 domain-containing protein: MSALVNVLVAVAVVALIVSRQVRPQQLADAKRWWLVPAVLVYLAIREKGLVDPDHHMASVLLLGTEIATGLLMGAAWGWTSKVWTEADGSVWTRGTRATAAVWAVGIAVRAGLAGIGALAGIRMGTGALLLGLAASLLVRSGILVWRAQSPPASYGVAADGSTRPLWKDRV; the protein is encoded by the coding sequence ATGTCCGCGCTCGTGAATGTGCTGGTGGCGGTAGCCGTCGTCGCGCTGATCGTCTCGCGCCAGGTGCGGCCCCAGCAGCTGGCCGACGCCAAGCGCTGGTGGCTCGTCCCTGCGGTCCTGGTGTACCTGGCGATACGGGAAAAGGGCCTGGTCGACCCGGACCACCACATGGCCTCGGTGCTGCTGCTCGGCACGGAGATCGCGACCGGGCTGCTCATGGGCGCGGCCTGGGGCTGGACCAGCAAGGTGTGGACCGAGGCGGACGGCTCGGTGTGGACCAGGGGCACCAGGGCGACGGCGGCCGTCTGGGCCGTGGGCATCGCGGTCCGGGCGGGGCTCGCCGGCATCGGCGCCCTGGCCGGGATACGGATGGGCACGGGCGCGCTGCTGCTTGGCCTGGCGGCATCGCTCCTGGTCCGCAGCGGCATCCTGGTGTGGCGGGCCCAGTCGCCGCCCGCGTCGTACGGTGTTGCTGCCGACGGCTCCACCCGGCCGCTGTGGAAGGACCGCGTGTGA
- a CDS encoding response regulator, whose protein sequence is MRVVVADDQAVVREGIVMLLGLLPGVEVVGAAKDGEEAVALVAEVAPDVVLMDLRMPRCDGAEATRRIRSAYPGTQVVILTTYADDDSLFPALQAGARGYLTKDAGGDEIVRAIQDVLAGQAGLAPSVQRRLLERVTAPPPATAPAVLPDGLTGREGEVLGLVAEGLSNPEISRALHISTATVKTHINNIFAKTGARDRAQAVRYAYQHGLSRPPGSAIT, encoded by the coding sequence ATGCGCGTGGTCGTGGCGGACGACCAGGCGGTGGTGCGCGAGGGGATCGTGATGCTCCTCGGGCTGCTGCCCGGCGTCGAGGTGGTGGGCGCGGCCAAGGACGGCGAGGAGGCGGTCGCGCTGGTCGCCGAAGTGGCCCCGGACGTGGTCCTGATGGACCTGCGGATGCCGCGCTGCGACGGGGCCGAGGCCACCCGCCGCATCCGCTCCGCTTATCCGGGCACGCAGGTGGTGATCCTGACGACCTACGCCGACGACGACTCGCTCTTCCCGGCGCTGCAGGCCGGGGCGCGCGGGTATCTGACCAAGGACGCGGGCGGCGACGAGATCGTCAGGGCGATACAGGACGTGCTGGCCGGACAGGCCGGTCTGGCCCCCTCGGTGCAGCGGCGACTGCTCGAACGGGTGACGGCGCCACCGCCCGCAACGGCTCCCGCGGTGCTGCCCGACGGGCTCACCGGCCGTGAGGGCGAGGTGCTCGGCCTGGTCGCGGAGGGCCTGTCCAACCCCGAGATCTCCCGTGCGCTGCACATCTCCACCGCGACGGTGAAGACGCACATCAACAACATCTTCGCCAAGACGGGAGCCAGGGACCGGGCGCAGGCCGTGCGGTACGCCTATCAGCACGGCCTCTCGCGACCACCGGGTTCGGCCATCACCTAA
- a CDS encoding ATP-binding protein — MSAVPSTPAPGRRRFGWPQRVFSQVLLMQLAIAAGVTVLATGLFLAPLSHQLDDQAMRRALAIAESTAAQPQLAADLVASRPAADGPVQREAERVRKATGAEYVVVMDRRGVRWSHTDGRQIGKVVSTDPSEALAGEEVMEIDSGTLGRSARGKVPLRDSGGAIVGAVSVGIEYDSVRARLLAAIPGLLAYAGGALAAGALAAYLISRRIQKQTRDLAFSDISALLAEREAMLHSIREGVVALDRTGKIRLLNDEAQRLLGVGPEAAGRPLDEVLGAGRTTDVLAGRVSGTDLLTVRGHRVLVANRMPTDDGGAVATLRDRTELERLGRELDSTHGLIDALRAQDHEHANRLHTLLGLLELEMHEEAVEFVTEVVGVHRTTAEQVTEKVRDPLLAAMLVGKATVAAERAVALRITPDTLLPDRLVDPRGLVTVVGNLVDNALDAAAGTPDASVGVTLRAEGRTAVLRVVDSGPGVPDGQRELIFTEGWSTKALPAHGKRGLGLALVRRFAERQGGHARVATGPDGGAEFTVVLPEALSEALDGDPGATGPGNMIIAENGTVLHEEAR; from the coding sequence ATGAGTGCCGTCCCCAGCACGCCCGCACCCGGACGGCGGCGGTTCGGCTGGCCGCAGCGCGTCTTCTCCCAGGTGCTGCTGATGCAGCTGGCCATCGCCGCCGGTGTCACCGTGCTCGCGACCGGCCTGTTCCTCGCCCCGCTCAGCCACCAGCTCGACGACCAGGCGATGCGCCGGGCCCTCGCCATCGCCGAGTCGACGGCCGCCCAGCCGCAGCTCGCGGCGGACCTGGTCGCGTCCCGGCCCGCCGCCGACGGCCCCGTGCAGCGCGAGGCCGAGCGGGTCCGCAAGGCCACCGGCGCCGAGTACGTGGTGGTCATGGACCGGCGCGGGGTGCGCTGGTCGCACACCGACGGCAGGCAGATCGGCAAGGTCGTCTCCACCGACCCCAGCGAGGCGCTGGCGGGCGAGGAGGTCATGGAGATCGACAGCGGCACGCTGGGCCGCTCGGCGCGCGGCAAGGTGCCGCTGCGGGACTCCGGCGGCGCGATCGTGGGGGCGGTTTCGGTCGGGATCGAGTACGACAGCGTGCGCGCCCGGCTGCTCGCCGCCATCCCCGGGCTGCTCGCCTACGCGGGCGGCGCCCTCGCGGCAGGGGCGCTCGCCGCCTATCTGATCTCCCGCCGGATCCAGAAACAGACCCGTGACCTGGCCTTCTCCGACATCTCCGCGCTGCTCGCGGAGCGCGAGGCGATGCTCCACTCGATCCGCGAGGGCGTGGTGGCGCTCGACCGCACCGGCAAGATCCGGCTGCTCAACGACGAGGCCCAGCGGCTGCTCGGCGTCGGCCCCGAGGCCGCGGGCCGCCCCCTGGACGAGGTGCTCGGCGCGGGGCGGACGACCGATGTGCTCGCGGGCCGCGTCTCGGGCACCGATCTGCTGACCGTACGCGGCCACCGCGTCCTGGTCGCCAACCGCATGCCGACCGACGACGGCGGCGCCGTCGCCACCCTGCGGGACCGCACCGAGCTGGAGCGCCTGGGACGCGAGCTGGACTCCACCCACGGCCTCATCGACGCCCTGCGCGCCCAGGACCACGAGCACGCCAACCGGCTGCACACCCTGCTCGGACTGCTGGAGCTGGAGATGCACGAAGAGGCGGTCGAGTTCGTCACCGAGGTCGTCGGGGTGCACCGGACCACCGCCGAGCAGGTCACCGAGAAGGTCCGCGACCCGCTGCTCGCGGCGATGCTGGTCGGCAAGGCCACCGTGGCGGCCGAGCGCGCGGTCGCCCTGCGCATCACCCCGGACACCCTGCTCCCCGACCGGCTGGTCGACCCACGCGGACTCGTCACCGTCGTCGGGAACCTCGTCGACAACGCGCTGGACGCGGCCGCCGGCACTCCGGACGCCTCGGTCGGAGTGACCCTGCGCGCCGAGGGGCGTACGGCCGTGCTGCGGGTCGTCGACAGCGGCCCCGGCGTCCCCGACGGGCAGCGCGAACTGATCTTCACCGAGGGCTGGTCCACCAAGGCTCTCCCCGCCCACGGCAAGCGGGGTCTGGGGCTCGCCCTGGTCCGGCGGTTCGCCGAGCGGCAGGGCGGGCACGCGCGCGTGGCGACGGGTCCGGACGGCGGGGCCGAGTTCACCGTCGTCCTGCCGGAGGCGCTGAGCGAGGCCCTGGACGGGGATCCGGGCGCGACCGGCCCCGGGAACATGATCATTGCGGAGAACGGGACCGTACTGCATGAGGAGGCGCGATGA
- a CDS encoding DUF485 domain-containing protein, whose amino-acid sequence MERQERHEPAAARIDDPWYDALASGWGELDCTVPAFAPPQQRAAEPDAGHSAADIYLEVQRSAAFQEVRARYRRFVIPAALAFLTWYIAYVVAATTAPDLMAHQVVGAVNVAMVAGLGQFLSTFLLTWAYARHARLRRDRAALELRWDTQEMTRGMAR is encoded by the coding sequence GTGGAGAGACAGGAACGGCACGAACCGGCGGCGGCACGGATCGACGACCCCTGGTACGACGCGCTCGCCTCCGGGTGGGGCGAACTGGACTGTACGGTGCCCGCGTTCGCTCCGCCGCAGCAGCGGGCAGCAGAGCCGGACGCGGGGCACAGCGCGGCCGACATCTATCTGGAGGTGCAGCGCAGCGCTGCCTTCCAGGAAGTGCGCGCCCGCTACCGCAGGTTCGTGATCCCGGCCGCGCTCGCGTTCCTCACCTGGTACATCGCATATGTCGTCGCCGCTACCACCGCGCCTGACCTGATGGCCCATCAGGTGGTCGGGGCGGTCAATGTCGCCATGGTCGCCGGGCTCGGCCAGTTCCTCTCCACCTTCCTGCTGACCTGGGCGTACGCCCGTCATGCGCGGCTGCGCCGGGACCGGGCCGCGCTCGAACTGCGCTGGGACACCCAGGAGATGACACGGGGGATGGCCAGGTGA
- a CDS encoding sensor histidine kinase codes for MTTDVWFTWPSREALSREGLSRARLGIMWGVRGLLLGGMLWTAISEKGPDGWSWAVGVAMVAVMVVLARAFWQQTLAHRLWPSLGLLALLMASALGAQQTDWHIFAIIVWCGCAISALERLPLGAAVPCTLVALGAYAVVNTDNWLTTALTTAGLGLAGYVLRLDAEARGSAQRLLAQERAARAAEAESAAFAERARIAREIHDVLAHSLSAQLVHLEAARLMIEREPAGDFRDRILERVVAARSMAREGLAETRQALSALRGEITPVEDFLHTLVEGGGPGGPAGVEVAGERRPLAAEASQAVRRVAQEALTNVRKHAPGAAVAVRLEYLPDEVALEVRDSGGGRVADELAVSGSGYGLLGMRERAELLGGTLEAGPEEEGFVVRLRVPA; via the coding sequence GTGACCACCGACGTCTGGTTCACCTGGCCCTCACGGGAGGCGCTCTCCCGCGAGGGGCTCAGCCGCGCACGGCTGGGCATCATGTGGGGCGTGCGCGGGCTGCTGCTCGGCGGGATGCTGTGGACCGCGATCAGCGAGAAGGGGCCCGACGGCTGGTCCTGGGCCGTGGGCGTCGCCATGGTGGCGGTGATGGTCGTGCTGGCCCGGGCGTTCTGGCAGCAGACGCTCGCCCACCGGCTGTGGCCCTCGCTGGGGCTGCTCGCGCTGCTGATGGCGTCGGCGCTCGGGGCGCAGCAGACCGACTGGCACATCTTCGCGATCATCGTGTGGTGCGGCTGCGCGATCTCCGCCCTGGAACGGCTCCCGCTGGGCGCCGCCGTCCCCTGCACCCTGGTGGCCCTCGGGGCGTACGCGGTGGTGAACACCGACAACTGGCTGACCACCGCCCTCACCACCGCGGGGCTGGGCCTCGCCGGATATGTGCTGCGGCTGGACGCGGAGGCGCGGGGCAGCGCCCAGCGGCTGCTCGCCCAGGAGCGGGCTGCCCGGGCCGCCGAGGCCGAGTCGGCGGCGTTCGCCGAGCGGGCCAGGATCGCCCGCGAGATCCACGATGTGCTGGCGCACAGCCTCTCCGCCCAGCTGGTGCATCTGGAGGCGGCCCGGCTGATGATCGAGCGCGAGCCCGCCGGGGACTTCAGGGACCGGATTCTGGAGCGGGTGGTCGCCGCCCGGTCGATGGCGCGGGAGGGTCTGGCCGAGACGCGGCAGGCGCTTTCCGCGCTGCGCGGCGAGATCACGCCGGTCGAGGACTTCCTGCACACGCTCGTCGAAGGCGGCGGGCCCGGCGGTCCGGCCGGGGTCGAAGTGGCGGGGGAGCGGCGGCCGTTGGCGGCCGAGGCGTCCCAGGCGGTGCGGCGCGTGGCGCAGGAGGCCCTCACGAATGTGCGCAAGCACGCGCCGGGCGCCGCCGTGGCCGTCCGGCTGGAGTATCTGCCGGACGAAGTGGCCCTGGAGGTACGGGACTCGGGCGGCGGCCGGGTCGCCGACGAGCTGGCAGTCAGCGGTTCCGGATACGGTCTGCTCGGGATGAGGGAGCGCGCCGAACTGCTCGGCGGGACTCTGGAGGCGGGACCGGAGGAAGAGGGCTTCGTGGTGCGGCTGAGGGTGCCGGCATGA
- a CDS encoding type IIA DNA topoisomerase subunit B: MTAETSVPSTALLSGADRDGSNYTARHLLVLEGLEAVRKRPGMYIGSTDSRGLMHCLWEIIDNSVDEALGGYCDFIEVILHDDGSVEVRDNGRGIPVDVEPKTGLSGVEVVMTKLHAGGKFGGGSYAASGGLHGVGASVVNALSARLDVEVDRSSATHSISFRRGTPGMFTEQGPDAPFDPSSGLLKGKRVPKNRTGTRIRYWADRQIFLKDAKLSLETLHQRARQTAFLVPGLTIVVRDERGLDGEGKTEETFRFDGGISEFCDYLAQDKGVCDVLRLTGQGTFKETVPVLDERGHMTPTEVTRELVVDIALRWGTGYDTNLKSFVNIIATPKGGTHVSGFERSVTKTVNEVLRSAKLLRVAEDDVVKDDAMEGMTAVVTVRLAEPQFEGQTKEVLGTSAANRIVANVVAKELKAFLTSTKRDAKAQARSVLDKIVAAARTRIAARQHKEAQRRKTALESSSLPAKLADCRSDDVERSELFIVEGDSALGTAKLARNSEFQALLPIRGKILNVQKASVSDMLKNAECGAIIQVIGAGSGRTFDIDAARYGKIVLLVDADVDGAHIRILLLTLFQRYMRPMVEAGRVFAAVPPLHRIELVQPKKGQDKYVYTYSDNELRQTLLEFQRKGVRYKDSIQRYKGLGEMDADQLAETTMDPRFRTLRRINIGDLEASEQVFDLLMGNEVAPRKEFITSSAATLDRSRIDA; the protein is encoded by the coding sequence GTGACCGCCGAGACGTCCGTTCCGTCCACTGCGCTGCTGTCCGGCGCCGACCGGGACGGCTCCAACTACACCGCGCGGCACCTGCTCGTCCTTGAAGGCCTCGAAGCGGTCCGCAAGCGCCCCGGCATGTACATCGGCTCGACCGACAGCCGCGGCCTGATGCACTGCCTCTGGGAGATCATCGACAACTCCGTCGACGAGGCCCTGGGCGGGTACTGCGACTTCATCGAGGTGATCCTGCACGACGACGGCTCGGTCGAGGTGCGGGACAACGGCCGGGGCATCCCGGTCGACGTCGAGCCCAAGACCGGCCTGTCGGGCGTCGAGGTCGTCATGACCAAGCTGCACGCCGGCGGCAAGTTCGGCGGCGGTTCCTACGCCGCCTCCGGCGGTCTGCACGGCGTGGGCGCGTCCGTGGTGAACGCGCTGTCGGCCCGCCTCGACGTCGAGGTCGACCGCAGCAGCGCGACGCACTCGATCAGCTTCCGGCGCGGCACGCCCGGCATGTTCACCGAGCAGGGTCCCGACGCGCCCTTCGACCCGTCGAGCGGGCTGCTCAAGGGCAAGCGGGTGCCCAAGAACCGCACCGGCACGCGCATCCGCTACTGGGCGGACCGCCAGATCTTCCTCAAGGACGCGAAGCTCTCCCTGGAGACGCTCCACCAGCGCGCGCGTCAGACGGCCTTCCTGGTCCCCGGCCTGACCATCGTCGTCCGGGACGAGCGCGGCCTCGACGGCGAGGGGAAGACGGAAGAGACGTTCCGCTTCGACGGCGGGATCAGCGAGTTCTGCGACTACCTGGCCCAGGACAAGGGCGTCTGCGACGTGCTGCGGCTCACCGGCCAGGGCACCTTCAAGGAGACCGTCCCGGTCCTGGACGAGCGCGGCCACATGACCCCCACCGAGGTCACCCGCGAGCTCGTCGTGGACATCGCGCTGCGCTGGGGCACCGGGTACGACACCAACCTGAAGTCGTTCGTGAACATCATCGCCACCCCCAAGGGCGGCACCCACGTCAGCGGCTTCGAGCGCTCGGTCACCAAGACCGTCAACGAGGTGCTGCGCTCGGCGAAGCTGCTGCGCGTCGCCGAGGACGACGTCGTCAAGGACGACGCCATGGAGGGCATGACGGCGGTGGTCACCGTCCGTCTCGCCGAGCCGCAGTTCGAGGGCCAGACCAAGGAGGTGCTCGGCACCTCGGCGGCCAACCGGATCGTCGCCAATGTGGTCGCCAAGGAGCTGAAGGCGTTCCTGACCTCCACCAAGCGCGACGCCAAGGCGCAGGCCCGGTCGGTGCTCGACAAGATCGTGGCCGCGGCCAGGACCCGGATCGCCGCCCGTCAGCACAAGGAGGCGCAGCGGCGGAAGACCGCCCTGGAGTCCTCCTCGCTGCCGGCCAAGCTGGCCGACTGCCGCAGCGACGACGTGGAGCGCAGCGAGCTCTTCATCGTCGAGGGCGACTCCGCGCTCGGCACCGCCAAGCTCGCCCGGAACTCGGAGTTCCAGGCGCTGCTCCCGATCCGCGGCAAGATCCTCAACGTTCAGAAGGCGTCCGTCTCGGACATGCTCAAGAACGCCGAGTGCGGCGCGATCATCCAGGTCATAGGGGCGGGCTCGGGCCGGACCTTCGACATCGACGCGGCGCGGTACGGCAAGATCGTGCTGCTCGTCGACGCCGATGTCGACGGCGCCCACATCCGCATCCTGCTGCTGACCCTCTTCCAGCGCTATATGCGCCCGATGGTCGAGGCGGGCCGGGTCTTCGCCGCCGTCCCGCCGCTGCACCGGATCGAGCTGGTCCAGCCCAAGAAGGGCCAGGACAAGTACGTGTACACGTACTCGGACAACGAGCTGCGCCAGACCCTGCTGGAGTTCCAGCGCAAGGGCGTCCGGTACAAGGACTCCATCCAGCGTTACAAGGGCCTCGGCGAGATGGATGCCGACCAGCTGGCGGAGACCACGATGGACCCGCGGTTCCGCACCCTGCGCCGGATCAACATCGGCGACCTGGAGGCCTCCGAGCAGGTCTTCGATCTGCTGATGGGCAACGAGGTGGCGCCCCGCAAGGAGTTCATCACCAGCTCGGCGGCGACGCTGGACCGCTCGCGCATCGACGCGTAG
- a CDS encoding DUF6082 family protein produces the protein MTSQHRTGQHDGTVTTAALAAGAVALAAVLSLALGAGFHAIAPAAGTASAGGVFAGLAIAAGAAGLALQHRLLARRITLTHQHRLHFDLLSKAIDDPELAAVLDTFEEDVPPVKQRQFLYANALYSNVLHAYRTGSTNESEIGGHLHVICRSPIFREYWEFTRQHRSELQEDSQEARLGRRVDEIVQNISQLR, from the coding sequence ATGACCAGCCAGCACAGAACCGGACAGCACGACGGCACGGTGACGACGGCGGCGCTCGCGGCGGGTGCCGTGGCGCTGGCCGCCGTCCTCAGCCTGGCGCTCGGCGCCGGGTTCCACGCGATCGCCCCGGCGGCCGGCACGGCCTCCGCCGGCGGCGTCTTCGCCGGGCTCGCCATCGCCGCGGGCGCCGCCGGACTCGCCCTCCAGCACCGGCTGCTGGCCCGCCGGATCACCCTCACCCACCAGCACCGGCTCCACTTCGACCTGCTCAGCAAGGCCATCGACGACCCCGAACTCGCCGCCGTCCTCGATACGTTCGAGGAGGACGTGCCCCCGGTGAAACAGCGGCAGTTCCTCTACGCGAACGCTCTCTACAGCAATGTGCTGCACGCCTACCGCACCGGTTCGACGAACGAGAGCGAGATCGGCGGACATCTGCACGTCATCTGCCGCAGTCCTATTTTCCGCGAATACTGGGAGTTCACCCGGCAGCACCGGTCCGAACTCCAGGAGGACTCGCAGGAGGCACGCCTCGGCCGGCGTGTCGACGAGATCGTGCAGAACATCAGCCAGTTGAGGTAA